In the Ruminococcus sp. OA3 genome, one interval contains:
- a CDS encoding UDP-N-acetylmuramoyl-L-alanyl-D-glutamate--2,6-diaminopimelate ligase → MKLTKLLERLDYEIINGSEDVEITEVVNDSRKACEGSLFICVRGAVADGHVFVPAVVQQGAKAVVVEEEVQVPAGITVIKVSDSRYAMAVISAAYFGYPADSLRVIGITGTKGKTTTTYMVKSILENAGYKVGLIGTIETIIGDEVIPSKNTTPESFTVQKYFRKMLDAGCDCAVMEASSQGFKLHRTAGFTFDIGIFTNIEPDHIGPNEHADFEEYLKCKSQLLRQCRVGIVNADDEHLEDMIKGHTCKLETFGFSEDADLRAVNAHLISKPGYLGVAYQVEGLMDFSVEIDVPGKFSIYNSLTAIAICRHFNVSENDIIQALKQAKVKGRIEMIKVSDDFTLMIDYAHNAMSLESLLTTLREYHPHRLVCLFGCGGNRSKLRRYEMGEVSGRLADLTVITSDNPRDEEPQAIIDDIKVGIEKTDGKFVEIADRKEAIAYAIHHGEPGDIIVLAGKGHEDYQEIRGKKYPMDERDLIRDILEGK, encoded by the coding sequence ATGAAGCTTACAAAATTATTGGAACGTCTGGATTACGAGATAATAAACGGAAGTGAAGATGTTGAGATAACGGAAGTGGTGAACGATTCCAGAAAAGCCTGTGAAGGTTCGCTGTTTATCTGTGTCAGGGGAGCTGTCGCTGACGGCCATGTTTTTGTACCCGCCGTGGTGCAGCAAGGCGCAAAAGCGGTCGTTGTAGAAGAGGAAGTTCAGGTTCCGGCAGGGATAACTGTGATAAAGGTTTCGGACAGCCGGTATGCCATGGCTGTGATTTCAGCTGCGTACTTCGGATATCCGGCAGATAGTCTGCGGGTAATTGGAATTACCGGGACGAAAGGAAAAACAACGACTACCTATATGGTGAAATCGATTCTCGAAAATGCAGGGTATAAGGTGGGGCTGATCGGAACTATTGAGACGATTATCGGAGATGAAGTGATTCCGTCGAAGAATACGACACCGGAATCATTTACCGTTCAGAAGTATTTCAGGAAAATGCTGGATGCCGGATGCGACTGTGCGGTGATGGAAGCATCTTCGCAGGGATTCAAGCTTCACAGAACTGCAGGATTTACTTTTGATATCGGAATCTTTACCAATATTGAGCCGGATCATATCGGTCCGAATGAACATGCTGATTTTGAGGAATATCTTAAGTGCAAAAGCCAGCTGCTCAGGCAGTGCAGGGTGGGCATTGTGAATGCAGACGATGAGCATCTGGAAGACATGATCAAGGGACATACCTGTAAGCTGGAGACATTTGGATTTTCTGAGGATGCAGACCTTCGGGCAGTCAATGCACATCTCATCTCGAAACCCGGATATCTGGGTGTCGCATATCAGGTGGAAGGCCTTATGGATTTTTCCGTCGAGATTGACGTACCGGGAAAATTCAGTATTTACAATTCGCTGACGGCGATTGCTATCTGCCGTCATTTCAATGTTTCGGAAAATGATATCATTCAGGCACTGAAGCAGGCGAAAGTCAAAGGAAGGATTGAGATGATCAAAGTCTCCGATGATTTTACGCTGATGATTGATTATGCCCATAATGCGATGAGCCTGGAAAGTCTCCTGACAACGCTGCGGGAATATCATCCCCACCGGCTGGTATGTCTGTTTGGCTGCGGAGGAAACAGATCAAAGCTCCGGCGGTATGAAATGGGAGAAGTATCCGGCAGGCTGGCAGACCTTACTGTCATCACATCGGATAATCCGAGGGATGAGGAACCTCAGGCGATCATTGATGATATTAAAGTTGGAATTGAAAAGACAGACGGGAAATTTGTAGAGATTGCAGACCGGAAAGAGGCGATCGCCTATGCCATTCACCATGGAGAACCGGGCGATATCATTGTGCTCGCAGGCAAAGGCCATGAGGACTATCAGGAGATCAGGGGTAAGAAATATCCGATGGATGAAAGGGATCTGATCAGGGATATTCTGGAAGGAAAATAG
- the priA gene encoding primosomal protein N': MEKTYADVIVDITSEKLDRTFQYRIPEELESSVRIGIPVLVPFGRGNRMTNAYVVGITQEAQFQEDRMKEIAAVPGRPVGVETRLIALASWMKETYGATMIQALKTVLPMKQEVRTKQKRTICLLQKREEAQEFLRECEKKHRTARARVMKALLEQGELDYAQALRELNVTSAVLGPLLELGIISVDSETLYRSPNLPEFDEEPEPVLSEEQKHAARQICEEMNSDSPRPCLVYGITGSGKTRLYMEIIDRVLRGGRQVIVLIPEIALTYQIAARFRRRFRGKAAVIHSRMSQGERWDAFEQARNGQVQVMVGPRSALFTPFPQLGLIIIDEEHETSYKSEGTPRYHARETAVMRATLEDAAVVMGSATPSLEAYYRCQSGEYRLLTLTQRFGSGMLPSVYTVDMREELSEGNTSIISRSLRDAIQKRLDNREQTILFLNRRGYAGFLSCRSCGHVVKCPHCDVSLSLHRGGKMVCHYCGYTEKENSACPCCGSRYIGAFRAGTQQIEDMVRRMFPQAKVLRMDMDTTRKKDSHSEILSSFAGGEADILIGTQMIVKGHDFPRVTLVGVLAADLSLNADDYRCAERTFQLLVQAVGRAGRGKSPGEAFIQTYQPEHYSIRAAVQQDYPAFYQEEIAYRMLMDYPPACAMMAVTGSGEDEEQLAVAMQYIRKYIENVNRDNRLSIIGPADATVSKIQDRYRKVLYLKHPLEAYLAAVRTRTERYMEVNAGFRKLYIQFDLNS; the protein is encoded by the coding sequence ATGGAAAAAACATATGCAGATGTAATTGTGGACATTACCAGCGAAAAACTGGATCGGACATTTCAATACCGGATTCCTGAAGAACTCGAAAGTTCCGTGCGGATTGGAATACCGGTTCTGGTGCCTTTCGGCAGGGGAAACCGCATGACGAATGCATATGTAGTCGGGATCACACAGGAAGCGCAGTTTCAGGAAGACAGGATGAAAGAAATTGCGGCAGTTCCCGGGCGCCCTGTCGGTGTTGAGACCAGACTCATTGCGCTTGCTTCATGGATGAAGGAGACGTACGGTGCCACTATGATACAGGCGCTCAAGACTGTACTCCCTATGAAACAGGAAGTCAGAACGAAACAGAAGCGGACGATTTGCCTTTTGCAGAAGCGGGAGGAAGCACAGGAGTTTCTGCGGGAATGTGAGAAAAAGCATCGCACTGCCAGGGCAAGAGTGATGAAGGCGCTGCTTGAGCAGGGAGAACTGGATTATGCACAGGCACTAAGAGAACTGAACGTTACCTCTGCCGTGCTTGGTCCGCTCCTTGAACTGGGGATCATCAGTGTGGATTCTGAGACTCTGTACCGCTCGCCGAATCTTCCTGAATTTGATGAAGAACCGGAACCGGTTTTGTCAGAAGAACAAAAGCATGCTGCCAGACAGATCTGTGAAGAGATGAACAGTGACAGCCCCAGACCCTGCCTGGTATACGGCATAACAGGGAGCGGCAAGACTCGTCTTTATATGGAGATCATCGACCGTGTGCTGCGGGGAGGACGCCAGGTGATCGTCCTGATACCTGAGATCGCACTGACGTATCAGATCGCCGCGCGCTTCCGCCGCAGATTCAGGGGAAAAGCAGCTGTTATTCATTCACGTATGTCGCAGGGGGAGCGCTGGGACGCCTTTGAGCAGGCCAGAAACGGCCAGGTACAGGTGATGGTAGGACCAAGGTCCGCGCTGTTTACGCCCTTTCCGCAGCTGGGACTGATCATCATTGATGAGGAGCATGAGACCTCCTATAAAAGCGAAGGCACTCCGCGCTATCATGCCAGGGAAACTGCTGTCATGCGGGCGACACTGGAGGACGCTGCCGTGGTAATGGGATCTGCCACTCCTTCACTGGAAGCGTATTACCGTTGTCAGTCGGGGGAATACCGTCTGTTAACACTGACACAGCGATTTGGAAGCGGCATGCTACCGAGTGTATATACAGTGGATATGAGGGAAGAATTATCAGAAGGAAATACTTCTATTATAAGTCGTTCACTGCGGGATGCGATTCAGAAAAGACTGGATAACAGAGAACAGACGATCCTGTTTCTCAATCGCAGGGGCTATGCGGGCTTTCTTTCCTGCAGGTCCTGTGGCCATGTGGTAAAATGCCCCCATTGTGATGTTTCACTGTCGCTGCACCGTGGCGGAAAAATGGTGTGTCACTACTGCGGCTATACAGAAAAAGAAAATTCAGCCTGTCCGTGCTGCGGATCACGTTACATCGGGGCATTCCGCGCGGGAACACAGCAGATCGAGGACATGGTCAGGAGAATGTTTCCGCAGGCAAAAGTACTGCGCATGGATATGGATACAACCAGGAAGAAGGACAGTCATTCTGAAATACTGTCTTCTTTTGCCGGAGGAGAAGCGGATATTCTGATCGGGACACAGATGATCGTCAAGGGACATGATTTTCCCCGGGTTACGCTTGTGGGCGTGCTGGCTGCGGATCTATCCCTGAATGCAGACGATTACCGCTGCGCAGAACGCACCTTTCAGCTGCTGGTTCAGGCGGTTGGACGCGCAGGCAGGGGGAAATCACCGGGAGAGGCATTTATTCAGACGTACCAGCCAGAGCACTACAGTATCAGGGCAGCCGTGCAACAGGATTATCCTGCATTTTATCAGGAAGAGATCGCATACCGGATGCTGATGGATTATCCGCCTGCCTGCGCGATGATGGCGGTGACGGGCAGTGGAGAGGATGAAGAACAGCTGGCTGTGGCGATGCAGTATATTCGGAAATATATTGAGAATGTCAACCGGGATAACCGCCTTTCCATCATAGGACCCGCAGATGCCACTGTATCAAAAATTCAGGACAGATACAGGAAGGTGCTGTATCTGAAGCATCCGCTGGAGGCGTATCTCGCTGCAGTGAGAACAAGAACAGAGCGGTATATGGAGGTCAATGCGGGATTCCGAAAACTGTATATACAATTTGATCTGAACAGCTGA
- the def gene encoding peptide deformylase has product MAIRNIRKMGDRVLTKKCRPVEEMTPRIRELIGDMLDTMYQEYGVGLAASQVGVLKRIVVIDVGEGPHILINPVIVETSGEQTGDEGCLSLPGKTGTVTRPNYARVEALNENMEPIVLEGTELLARAICHECDHLDGIMYVEHVDGELRDVAADEEYEDEAEE; this is encoded by the coding sequence ATGGCAATTCGTAATATCAGAAAGATGGGCGACCGTGTACTTACAAAAAAATGCCGCCCTGTGGAAGAAATGACTCCGAGAATCAGGGAGCTGATCGGTGATATGCTGGATACCATGTACCAGGAATACGGTGTCGGGCTGGCAGCTTCTCAGGTGGGGGTTCTGAAAAGGATCGTAGTGATTGATGTCGGTGAAGGGCCACATATACTGATCAATCCGGTGATTGTGGAGACGTCCGGAGAGCAGACCGGAGACGAAGGATGCTTAAGCCTTCCGGGCAAAACCGGGACGGTGACACGTCCGAATTATGCGAGAGTAGAAGCTCTGAATGAAAATATGGAACCGATCGTACTCGAGGGAACGGAGCTTTTGGCCCGCGCAATCTGCCATGAATGTGATCACCTGGATGGCATTATGTATGTGGAGCATGTAGATGGCGAGCTCCGTGATGTGGCTGCTGATGAAGAATACGAAGATGAGGCTGAGGAATAA
- the fmt gene encoding methionyl-tRNA formyltransferase, with protein MRVLFMGTPDFSVGTLEALVEAGHEIAAVVTQPDKPKGRGREMQPTPVKEAALKYSLNILQPQRVRDEAFLDQLEELHADIAVVVAFGQIIPKRLLEMPKYGCINVHASLLPDYRGAAPIQRAVIDGRRESGVTVMKMDEGLDTGDMIAKVRVPLEETETGGSLFEKLSAAGAKLLVETLPEIASGEAVYEKQPEESPTPYAAMITKSMGMIDWKKSAVELERLVRGLDPWPSAFTGWNHKILKIWKATVCEENSSFHPGQVVRVSKDGICVQTGQGLLCIRELQLEGKKRMAAEAFQRGNEIKEGAELTVSR; from the coding sequence ATGAGAGTATTATTTATGGGAACCCCGGACTTTTCTGTGGGGACATTGGAGGCTCTGGTGGAGGCGGGACATGAGATCGCAGCAGTAGTGACCCAGCCGGACAAACCTAAAGGGAGAGGCAGGGAAATGCAGCCTACCCCCGTCAAGGAGGCAGCATTGAAGTACAGCCTGAATATACTGCAGCCCCAGCGAGTCCGTGATGAGGCATTTCTGGATCAGCTGGAAGAACTGCATGCGGATATTGCGGTTGTAGTTGCCTTCGGACAGATTATTCCAAAGCGGCTTCTGGAGATGCCGAAGTACGGATGCATCAATGTTCATGCGTCACTGCTGCCTGATTATCGGGGAGCGGCACCGATTCAGCGGGCGGTCATTGACGGCAGAAGGGAGTCGGGTGTTACTGTTATGAAGATGGACGAAGGTCTCGACACCGGTGATATGATCGCCAAAGTGAGAGTGCCGCTTGAGGAAACGGAAACAGGGGGAAGCCTTTTCGAAAAGCTGAGTGCAGCAGGAGCAAAGCTGCTGGTGGAAACACTCCCTGAGATCGCATCAGGTGAGGCGGTATATGAAAAGCAGCCAGAGGAAAGTCCGACTCCTTATGCGGCTATGATCACAAAGAGTATGGGGATGATTGACTGGAAAAAAAGCGCAGTGGAACTGGAACGGCTGGTGAGGGGACTGGATCCGTGGCCGAGTGCGTTTACAGGCTGGAATCACAAAATACTTAAGATATGGAAAGCAACCGTTTGTGAAGAAAACAGCAGTTTTCATCCGGGACAGGTTGTCCGTGTTTCAAAGGACGGAATCTGTGTCCAGACAGGACAGGGCCTGCTGTGCATTCGTGAACTGCAGCTTGAGGGTAAAAAACGCATGGCGGCAGAGGCTTTCCAGCGCGGAAATGAGATAAAAGAGGGTGCAGAGTTGACTGTGTCCCGGTAA
- the rsmB gene encoding 16S rRNA (cytosine(967)-C(5))-methyltransferase RsmB: MASVISTREIILGVLLEINRDGEYSHIAIRNALDKYQYLPKHDRAFITRVCEGTIEYMLRIDYIIEQFSSVKVEKMKPVIREIVRSGVYQLIYMDRIPDSAVCNEAVKLAQKKGFYSLKGFVNGVMRNVARNKENITYPPVTQPIAYLSVKYSMPAWLVEKWVLEFGFEQTERMAADFMEDKPTTIRCVQYMINTEVTIQRLKEQGVTVEKAPYLGYAYYISDYNYLSMLNVFKMGCIMVQDLSSMLVAEVAAPKKNDYVIDLCAAPGGKSLHMADKMMGYGSVEARDLTDYKVGMIEENIQRMNAINVHAVCQDATVFDRDSIEKADIVLADVPCSGYGVIGKKTDIKYKVTAQKQEDLIILQRKILHNASSYVKVGGTLVYSTCTIGREENENNIAWFVKNYPYELESLNPFLPEELHGETTPKGYLQLLPGVHKTDGFFIARMKRTGK; encoded by the coding sequence ATGGCAAGTGTAATCAGCACCAGAGAAATCATACTCGGTGTATTATTGGAAATCAACAGAGACGGGGAATACAGCCACATAGCGATCCGAAATGCACTGGATAAATATCAGTATCTCCCGAAACACGACCGGGCTTTTATAACGCGTGTCTGTGAGGGAACCATAGAATATATGCTCAGGATTGATTATATCATTGAGCAGTTTTCCAGTGTGAAAGTTGAGAAAATGAAACCTGTGATCCGGGAGATTGTACGAAGCGGCGTCTACCAGCTGATCTATATGGACCGGATACCGGATTCTGCAGTCTGCAATGAGGCGGTAAAACTGGCACAGAAAAAAGGTTTTTACAGTCTCAAAGGCTTTGTGAACGGAGTGATGAGAAATGTGGCCCGCAATAAAGAAAATATCACATATCCGCCTGTGACCCAGCCAATCGCCTATCTGTCGGTAAAGTATTCAATGCCGGCCTGGCTTGTCGAAAAATGGGTGCTGGAATTTGGGTTTGAACAGACAGAACGTATGGCAGCGGATTTTATGGAAGACAAGCCTACGACTATCCGCTGTGTACAGTATATGATCAATACGGAGGTTACGATCCAGAGACTGAAAGAGCAGGGGGTTACGGTGGAAAAGGCCCCGTATCTGGGCTATGCATACTACATTTCGGATTATAATTATCTTTCTATGCTGAATGTCTTTAAGATGGGATGTATTATGGTGCAGGATCTCAGCTCCATGCTTGTGGCTGAAGTGGCAGCTCCGAAAAAAAATGATTATGTCATCGATCTCTGTGCCGCACCCGGCGGAAAAAGCCTGCACATGGCGGATAAGATGATGGGATACGGAAGCGTGGAAGCCAGAGACCTTACTGACTATAAGGTGGGTATGATTGAAGAAAACATTCAGCGGATGAATGCGATCAATGTACATGCGGTCTGTCAGGATGCGACGGTGTTTGACAGAGATTCCATTGAAAAAGCCGATATTGTTCTGGCTGATGTGCCGTGCTCCGGTTACGGTGTGATCGGAAAGAAAACGGATATTAAATACAAGGTGACGGCACAGAAACAGGAGGACCTGATCATACTGCAGCGAAAGATCCTGCACAATGCTTCTTCCTACGTGAAAGTCGGGGGAACACTGGTCTACAGTACCTGTACGATTGGAAGAGAAGAAAACGAGAATAATATTGCATGGTTTGTGAAAAATTATCCGTATGAACTGGAAAGCCTGAATCCCTTCCTGCCAGAAGAACTGCATGGAGAGACTACTCCAAAAGGTTACCTTCAGCTTCTGCCGGGAGTGCATAAGACGGATGGATTTTTTATTGCCAGAATGAAAAGGACAGGGAAATGA
- the rlmN gene encoding 23S rRNA (adenine(2503)-C(2))-methyltransferase RlmN — protein MTQTRDIRSMTFSELKDVMEKMGEKSFKAGQIFDWLHRKMVSGYDQMTNISRTLREKLQREYPLYEPEAVQVQTSKIDGTKKILFRLQDGHVIESVWMQYQHGNSVCISSQVGCRMGCRFCASTIGGLTRNLTAAEMLLQIYRIQNLTKERVSNVVVMGTGEPFDNYDELLRFLNILTDERGLHISQRNITVSTCGIVPKIYELADEKLQITLAISLHAPNDEKRKALMPIANRYSIGELLAACRHYFKQTGRRLTFEYSLVGGNNDSQQDADELAEKIKGLNCHVNLIPVNPIKERSFVQSDKKDVEKFKNKLEKYGINVTIRREMGRDIDGACGQLRKSYLDQN, from the coding sequence ATGACACAGACGCGGGATATTCGTTCCATGACGTTTTCTGAATTGAAAGACGTGATGGAAAAAATGGGTGAGAAGTCTTTTAAAGCCGGTCAGATTTTTGACTGGCTGCACAGGAAAATGGTTTCCGGATATGACCAGATGACCAATATATCCAGGACACTGCGGGAGAAACTGCAGAGGGAGTACCCTCTGTATGAACCGGAGGCAGTACAGGTGCAGACCTCAAAAATTGACGGTACAAAAAAGATTCTGTTTCGCCTGCAGGACGGACATGTGATAGAGAGTGTGTGGATGCAGTATCAGCACGGAAATTCTGTCTGTATATCATCTCAGGTCGGCTGCCGGATGGGCTGCAGGTTCTGCGCCTCCACGATCGGCGGTCTTACCAGAAACCTGACCGCCGCAGAGATGCTCCTGCAGATATACAGGATTCAGAACCTGACTAAAGAAAGGGTTTCTAACGTGGTAGTGATGGGAACGGGAGAACCTTTTGACAATTATGATGAATTACTGAGGTTTTTGAATATCCTGACAGATGAACGGGGGCTTCATATCAGTCAGCGCAACATTACGGTTTCGACGTGTGGAATTGTGCCGAAGATCTATGAACTGGCAGATGAAAAACTTCAGATCACACTGGCCATCTCTCTGCATGCGCCGAACGATGAAAAGAGAAAGGCATTAATGCCCATCGCCAACCGGTATTCCATCGGGGAGCTGCTTGCAGCCTGTCGGCATTATTTTAAACAGACCGGCCGGAGGCTGACATTTGAGTACAGTCTGGTGGGCGGAAACAATGACAGCCAGCAGGATGCCGACGAGCTGGCGGAGAAAATAAAAGGCCTGAACTGCCATGTAAATCTGATTCCGGTGAACCCGATAAAAGAGCGCAGTTTTGTGCAATCTGACAAAAAAGATGTGGAGAAATTCAAAAATAAGCTTGAAAAATACGGAATAAATGTTACTATTAGAAGAGAAATGGGGCGAGATATTGACGGGGCCTGCGGCCAGCTGCGCAAAAGCTATCTTGATCAAAACTAA
- a CDS encoding Stp1/IreP family PP2C-type Ser/Thr phosphatase: MKAFSVTDVGQIRQINQDYIYTSEQPIGNLPNLFVVADGMGGHNAGDFASSFAVKVLVESVKQDINFNPIKIIRSAIETANEQLLEQASKNEELKGMGTTIVAATVVGRYIYVANVGDSRLYVAGDKMEQVTRDHSLVGEMIRMGELSQEQARNHPDRNIITRALGTGPDVAIDFFDVKLEDNARIIMCSDGLSGMLTDDEIFEILTSCGDGEDPAEVLMHRANDNGGRDNIAVIVVEPFKKEVREC; the protein is encoded by the coding sequence ATGAAAGCATTTTCTGTTACAGATGTTGGGCAGATTCGACAAATTAATCAGGACTACATATATACATCTGAGCAGCCAATAGGAAATCTTCCAAATCTTTTTGTGGTGGCAGACGGGATGGGAGGACACAATGCAGGTGATTTTGCTTCCAGCTTTGCAGTGAAGGTGCTGGTAGAATCAGTGAAGCAGGACATTAACTTCAATCCAATAAAAATTATACGCAGTGCGATTGAAACTGCGAATGAACAACTTTTGGAACAGGCATCCAAAAATGAAGAACTCAAAGGCATGGGCACTACAATCGTTGCAGCAACTGTTGTGGGGCGATATATTTATGTTGCAAATGTTGGGGACAGCCGGCTGTATGTGGCCGGTGATAAAATGGAACAGGTGACCAGAGATCATTCTCTGGTAGGGGAGATGATACGTATGGGCGAGCTTAGCCAGGAGCAGGCCCGTAACCATCCGGATCGAAATATTATCACCCGGGCTCTCGGGACCGGGCCGGATGTGGCAATCGATTTCTTTGACGTCAAGTTGGAGGATAATGCCAGGATTATCATGTGTTCCGATGGACTGTCTGGTATGCTTACCGACGATGAGATATTCGAAATACTGACTTCGTGCGGGGATGGGGAAGATCCTGCGGAAGTACTGATGCACAGGGCGAATGATAACGGCGGCAGAGATAATATTGCAGTCATTGTGGTTGAACCATTTAAAAAAGAGGTGAGAGAATGTTAA
- the pknB gene encoding Stk1 family PASTA domain-containing Ser/Thr kinase, producing the protein MLKEGMILVERYEIISKVGTGGMADVYKARDHKLNRLVAVKVLKPEFRDDKSFVAKFRKEAQAAAGLAHPNIVNVYDVGEDEGVNFIVMELVEGITLKDYIKKKGKLSVKEATSIAIQVSLGLEAAHNSDIVHRDVKPQNIIISTDGKVKLSDFGIARAVSSNTITSNVMVSVHYSSPEQVRGGYSDKKSDIYSLGVTMYEMVTGRVPFDGDTSVAIAIKHLQEEMVPPSRYTPDLPFSLEQIILKCTQKSVDRRYNNLSEVIEDLKHSLVDPNGTFVQLAPLSSHAQTVRISQEELDAIKDGKTDAQDTQYQEQPVIYDDNDEDEYDEEDDDDEGGISSKLEKAMTIGGFIIGAIIICILIYFIGTAAGIFKFGSDNKKKEPQQIEENQDDQEDEAADDEDMVEVPELRGKTVAEAEEALKDTGIGLKKVAEEASDEYAKGQIMRQSEAAGSKVQKHTTIEYTLSTGSAQLTVPNIVGQPQADAEAALRDMGLETSVQQDYSAEVAIGSVISVSPDVGTSVNVGDTVTLVVSKGATDVEVTVPSVRGISEEDAKATLENLGLVVTVETGTSNAVGEGEVYEQSISSGTRVNSGTEITISVNRADATNNTPMQNDSPGDDESQTGTYSGTWACSKRLGEPSNYSGGAVKLDLVQNVNGETVTTPIVEGATISFPYNVEITGADGVETGTVYLYELVDGDYVQRAQYTVPFTES; encoded by the coding sequence ATGTTAAAAGAGGGAATGATTCTAGTAGAACGTTACGAGATTATCAGCAAGGTCGGTACCGGAGGAATGGCGGACGTTTATAAAGCACGTGATCATAAGCTGAACAGACTCGTGGCGGTTAAGGTTCTGAAACCGGAGTTCCGGGATGATAAATCCTTTGTTGCAAAATTCAGGAAAGAGGCGCAGGCAGCAGCCGGTCTTGCACATCCGAATATCGTCAACGTCTATGATGTCGGAGAGGATGAGGGCGTCAACTTTATCGTGATGGAATTGGTTGAAGGCATTACGCTGAAGGATTATATTAAAAAGAAGGGTAAATTAAGCGTCAAAGAGGCGACCAGTATTGCAATCCAGGTTTCACTGGGGCTGGAAGCTGCTCATAACAGTGACATTGTACATCGCGATGTCAAACCGCAGAATATTATCATTTCGACGGACGGAAAGGTAAAGCTGTCCGATTTTGGAATTGCGAGGGCCGTGTCCTCCAACACAATTACATCGAATGTGATGGTCTCTGTGCATTACAGTTCTCCGGAACAGGTGCGCGGAGGATACAGCGATAAAAAAAGTGATATCTATTCTCTGGGTGTCACAATGTATGAGATGGTTACGGGACGGGTACCGTTTGACGGGGACACATCTGTCGCGATCGCTATAAAACATCTGCAGGAAGAGATGGTACCGCCGTCGAGATATACGCCGGATCTGCCGTTCAGCCTGGAACAGATCATTTTAAAATGTACACAGAAAAGTGTTGACCGCAGATATAATAACCTGTCGGAAGTGATTGAAGATCTGAAACATTCACTGGTTGACCCGAACGGAACATTTGTACAGCTGGCGCCGCTCTCAAGCCATGCCCAGACTGTCCGCATTTCACAGGAAGAACTGGATGCGATCAAAGATGGAAAAACAGATGCACAGGATACGCAGTATCAGGAGCAGCCTGTCATTTATGACGACAATGATGAAGATGAGTATGATGAAGAAGATGACGATGATGAAGGCGGAATCAGCAGCAAGCTTGAAAAAGCAATGACCATCGGGGGATTTATCATCGGTGCGATCATCATCTGTATATTGATTTATTTTATCGGAACTGCGGCAGGTATCTTTAAGTTCGGTTCAGATAATAAGAAGAAAGAGCCACAGCAGATTGAAGAAAACCAGGATGACCAGGAAGATGAAGCGGCTGATGATGAGGATATGGTAGAAGTGCCGGAACTGCGGGGAAAGACAGTGGCAGAGGCAGAGGAGGCACTCAAGGATACTGGAATCGGTCTTAAAAAAGTGGCGGAGGAAGCATCCGATGAGTATGCGAAAGGTCAGATCATGAGGCAGAGTGAGGCGGCGGGTTCTAAAGTCCAGAAACACACAACGATAGAATATACCCTGAGTACGGGAAGTGCCCAGCTGACAGTGCCGAATATTGTCGGACAGCCGCAGGCTGATGCAGAAGCGGCTCTCCGTGATATGGGACTGGAGACGAGTGTACAGCAGGACTACAGTGCAGAAGTTGCGATCGGCAGCGTCATCTCGGTCAGTCCGGATGTTGGGACATCCGTCAATGTGGGTGATACCGTAACACTGGTTGTCAGCAAAGGAGCTACAGACGTGGAAGTAACGGTACCGAGTGTCAGAGGAATCTCTGAAGAAGATGCAAAGGCAACGCTGGAAAATCTGGGGCTTGTCGTGACAGTAGAGACGGGAACAAGTAACGCCGTCGGCGAGGGCGAAGTTTATGAGCAGAGTATTTCGTCGGGCACGAGAGTGAACAGCGGAACTGAGATTACGATCAGTGTAAACCGGGCAGACGCAACGAACAACACCCCGATGCAGAATGATTCGCCGGGGGATGATGAGTCGCAGACGGGCACATACAGCGGAACATGGGCATGCAGCAAGCGTCTGGGTGAACCGAGCAACTATTCAGGCGGAGCGGTGAAACTGGATCTTGTACAGAATGTTAATGGTGAGACTGTGACGACACCTATCGTTGAGGGGGCCACTATCTCATTCCCGTATAATGTGGAGATCACAGGCGCTGACGGTGTGGAAACCGGAACGGTTTATCTCTATGAACTTGTGGACGGAGATTACGTTCAGCGGGCACAGTATACCGTACCGTTTACCGAGTCATAA